The following are from one region of the Coffea eugenioides isolate CCC68of chromosome 2, Ceug_1.0, whole genome shotgun sequence genome:
- the LOC113763381 gene encoding protein PELOTA 1, with the protein MKIVRRDLVPDGPGSVKMVPEEADDLWIAYNLIAEGDTVLAVTVRKVLRETASGERDSERVKLRLEVKVETMEYDKEGSALRIRGKNVLENEYVKIGAFHTLEIEPHRPFVLRKEVWDSLALEVLHQASDPSASADLGVVLMQEGLAHIFLVGKSVTITRSRIETSIPRKHGPAVAGYDKALNKFFENVLKAFRQHIDFNVVRCAVIASPGFTKDQFHRHLLLEAERKQLRPIIENKSRIVLVHTTSGYKHSLREVLDAPNVMNMIKDTKAAKEVQALKEFFSMLSNDSDRACYGPKHVEVAHERMAVQTLLITDELFRSSDIEARQKYANLVKSVKESGGTAYIFSSMHVSGEQLAQLSGIAAILRFPLPDLEDIEM; encoded by the exons ATGAAGATCGTTCGTAGAGACCTAGTACCCGATGGCCCTGGTAGTGTCAAG ATGGTTCCCGAAGAAGCAGACGATTTGTGGATTGCTTATAATTTGATTGCTGAGGGCGACACTGTCTTAGCTGTTACTGTCAG GAAAGTTCTGAGGGAAACAGCTTCCGGAGAAAGAGATTCCGAAAGGGTAAAGCTCAGATTAGAAGTTAAGGTTGAG ACAATGGAGTATGATAAAGAAGGGTCTGCTTTACGTATTCGGGGAAAGAATGTTCTGGAGAATGAATATGTCAAG ATAGGTGCATTCCACACGCTGGAAATTGAGCCACATCGACCTTTTGTCTTAAGGAAG GAAGTCTGGGACTCACTGGCTTTAGAGGTACTCCACCAAGCATCTG ATCCATCTGCCAGTGCTGATCTAGGAGTGGTTTTAATGCAAGAAGGATTGGCCCATATTTTTCTTGTTGGTAAAAG TGTAACTATCACCCGTTCTCGTATAGAGACATCAATACCTCGCAAGCATGGGCCTGCAGTTGCAGGTTATGATAAA GCTTTGAACAAATTCTTCGAAAATGTCCTAAAG GCATTTCGTCAACATATTGACTTCAATGTTGTTCGTTGTGCTGTGATCGCAAGTCCTGGATTTACAAAG GATCAATTTCATCGTCACCTACTGTTGGAGGCAGAAAGGAAGCAACTGAGACCTATTATAGAGAACAAGTCTCGCATAGTACTTGTGCATACAACATCAGGATACAA GCATAGTTTGAGAGAGGTTTTGGATGCACCAAATGTTATGAATATGATAAAAGATACAAAAGCCGCTAAAGAG GTCCAAGCCCTGAAAGAATTCTTCTCAATGCTTTCAAAT GATTCTGATCGTGCATGCTACGGGCCAAAGCATGTTGAAGTTGCTCATGAACGGATGGCAGTCCAGACACTTCTCATCACTGATGAGCTCTTCAG GAGTTCTGATATAGAAGCGAGGCAAAAGTATGCCAATTTGGTGAAATCAGTCAAGGAGTCAGGCGGCACTGCTTACATCTTCTCATCCATGCATGTTTCAGGAGAAC AGCTGGCACAGCTGTCTGGTATTGCTGCAATTCTTCGCTTTCCTCTCCCAGACCTAGAAGATATAGAGATGTGA
- the LOC113763444 gene encoding uncharacterized protein LOC113763444, protein MGQGEEARKDESNVEIVERGEILFFYRAKVNKEEAHSPDDVQRLYIVLRPESGEKSVEEKQDSSSGKEGAKMHEYGNDDKETLSGDEGGRGAEKVDIEKQPLLRFIVMGKKSLPDPSQQRGRPYWGFVELVTTRIEDVKAALKGEEYDTNTRGHRRTEPARALAEGVYRILRHSPRKRMHTHLVYRLEFPPEDEKNEAQESLNVEREGSFLIQIKNPEQQGTSRFAGLQSKRKATFPAHLQGQFGNRRFNPADPPDFLNYEGCEFLLIAASDDIEEELGLELRTEVENSHDPSCSDLVRTFGETASIKPLLEGTWV, encoded by the coding sequence ATGGGCCAAGGCGAGGAAGCGAGGAAAGATGAATCCAATGTTGAGATTGTAGAAAGAGGGGAAATATTGTTCTTTTACCGGGCTAAAGTTAATAAGGAGGAAGCTCACAGTCCGGACGATGTGCAACGCTTATACATTGTCCTTCGGCCTGAGTCTGGTGAGAAATCTGTTGAAGAGAAACAAGATTCTAGTTCTGGCAAGGAAGGTGCTAAGATGCATGAATATGGGAATGATGACAAGGAAACTCTCTCTGGCGATGAAGGTGGACGTGGTGCTGAAAAGGTGGACATTGAGAAGCAACCTTTGCTGCGATTCATTGTCATGGGGAAGAAGAGCCTTCCTGATCCAAGCCAGCAGAGGGGCCGACCTTACTGGGGATTTGTCGAGTTGGTTACTACTAGAATTGAAGATGTTAAGGCTGCTCTGAAAGGAGAGGAATATGATACTAACACGAGAGGTCACAGGCGTACAGAGCCTGCTAGAGCGTTGGCTGAAGGCGTTTACCGCATCCTAAGGCACAGCCCTAGAAAGAGAATGCACACACATTTGGTCTACCGGCTTGAATTTCCACCAGAGGATGAGAAGAATGAAGCTCAGGAGTCGCTCAACGTTGAACGCGAAGGGTCATTCCTCATCCAGATTAAGAATCCAGAGCAGCAAGGCACTTCGAGGTTTGCTGGGCTTCAGAGTAAGCGAAAGGCAACATTTCCTGCCCATCTGCAGGGCCAATTTGGGAATCGACGATTTAATCCAGCCGATCCACCTGATTTTCTAAACTATGAAGGGTGTGAATTTCTGCTTATAGCCGCATCTGATGACATAGAAGAGGAGCTAGGATTGGAGCTTAGGACAGAAGTAGAAAACTCGCACGATCCATCATGTTCAGATTTAGTCAGGACTTTTGGGGAAACTGCTTCAATCAAACCTCTCCTTGAGGGAACTTGGGTTTAA
- the LOC113761700 gene encoding calcium-dependent protein kinase 1-like, with product MGNTCVGPSISKNGFLQSVSAAMWRSRSPDDIMGTGESVHTETPNAGKEPESPIPVQRKPPEQVKIPEPELEPEPEPKPEPKKEPPAKPKKPVHFKRVASAGLKDYVLQTRTGNLKEFFSLGKKLGQGQFGTTFLCVEKATGNQYACKSIAKRKLLTDDDVEDVRREIQIMHHLAGHPNVISIQGAYENAIAVHVVMEVCAGGELFDRIIQRGHYTERKAAELTRTIVGVVEACHSLGVMHRDLKPENFLFIDQKEDSLLKTIDFGLSVFFKPGEKFTDVVGSPYYVAPEVLKKRYGPEADVWSAGVIVYILLSGVPPFWAETEQEIFEEVLHGDLDFSSDPWPSISESAKDLVRKMLVRDPRRRLTAHEVLCHPWVQIDGVAPDKPLDSAVLSRMKQFSAMNKLKKMALRVIAETLSEEEIAGLKEMFKMIDTDNSGQISFEELKVGLKRVGANLKESEIYDLMQAADVDNSGTIDYGEFIAATLHLNKIEREDHLFAAFNYFDKDGSGYITRDELQQACKEFGIDDTSLDDMIRDVDQDNDGRIDYNEFVAMMQRGNPVVGGGKKNLENSFSINFREALKL from the exons ATGGGGAATACTTGTGTTGGACCAAGCATTTCCAAAAATGGTTTCTTGCAGTCTGTTTCTGCTGCAATGTGGCGATCTCGGTCACCAGATGATATTATGGGTACTGGAGAGAGTGTACACACTGAAACACCAAATGCTGGTAAAGAACCTGAATCACCAATCCCTGTCCAGAGAAAGCCACCTGAACAAGTGAAAATTCCAGAACCAGAACtagaaccagaaccagaaccaaaACCAGAACCAAAAAAAGAGCCTCCAGCAAAGCCCAAGAAACCGGTACATTTCAAGAGGGTCGCTAGCGCAGGGCTTAAGGACTATGTTTTACAAACAAGAACTGGTAACTTGAAGGAGTTTTTCAGCTTGGGGAAGAAATTAGGACAAGGTCAATTTGGAACAACATTTCTTTGCGTGGAGAAAGCAACTGGAAATCAATATGCTTGCAAATCAATTGCCAAGAGGAAGTTATTGACAGATGATGATGTGGAAGATGTCAGAAGGGAAATTCAGATAATGCATCATTTAGCAGGGCATCCTAATGTCATATCAATTCAAGGGGCTTATGAAAATGCTATTGCTGTTCATGTTGTTATGGAGGTGTGTGCAGGGGGTGAACTTTTTGATAGGATTATTCAGCGCGGGCATTACACAGAAAGAAAGGCAGCTGAGCTTACCAGGACAATTGTTGGAGTTGTAGAAGCCTGTCACTCTTTAGGAGTGATGCATCGCGATCTTAAGCCCgagaattttcttttcattGATCAGAAGGAGGATTCACTGCTCAAAACCATTGACTTTGGCTTGTCTGTATTCTTCAAGCCAG ggGAAAAGTTTACTGATGTAGTTGGCAGTCCATATTATGTGGCACCAGAAGTCCTCAAAAAGCGTTATGGTCCCGAGGCAGATGTCTGGAGTGCTGGAGTAATTGTGTACATTTTACTGAGTGGAGTACCTCCATTTTGGGCTG AAACTGAACAAGAAATATTCGAGGAAGTCCTGCATGGTGATCTTGACTTCTCTTCTGATCCCTGGCCAAGTATATCAGAAAGTGCCAAGGATTTGGTGAGAAAAATGCTCGTCAGAGATCCTCGCAGGCGTCTAACTGCACATGAAGTCTTGT GCCACCCTTGGGTTCAAATTGATGGTGTTGCTCCTGACAAGCCTCTTGACTCTGCAGTCTTAAGTCGCATGAAAcaattttctgctatgaacAAACTCAAGAAAATGGCTTTAAGA GTCATAGCGGAGACCCTATCTGAAGAAGAAATAGCTGGACTAAAAGAAATGTTTAAGATGATAGACACGGATAATAGTGGACAAATCAGTTTTGAAGAGCTCAAGGTTGGATTAAAACGAGTGGGTGCTAATCTTAAGGAATCAGAGATTTATGATCTGATGCAAGCA GCTGATGTGGACAACAGCGGAACAATTGATTATGGGGAGTTCATAGCTGCAACATTGCATCTTAATAAGATTGAAAGAGAGGATCACCTGTTTGCTGCTTTCAACTATTTTGATAAGGATGGAAGTGGTTACATCACCCGGGATGAACTTCAACAAGCCTGCAAGGAGTTTGGCATCGATGATACCAGCCTGGACGATATGATCAGAGATGTTGACCAGGATAAT GATGGACGTATTGATTACAATGAGTTCGTTGCCATGATGCAGAGAGGAAATCCAGTTGTTGGAGGTGGCAAGAAGAACCTAGAGAATAGCTTCAGTATTAATTTTAGGGAAGCACTAAAACTTTAG